From the genome of Winogradskyella forsetii, one region includes:
- the tsaE gene encoding tRNA (adenosine(37)-N6)-threonylcarbamoyltransferase complex ATPase subunit type 1 TsaE: MKTIEFTYHLKDIDAIAASVLEHLDTKTILFNGSMGAGKTTFINALLKAMRSSDVATSPTFSIVNEYAIPDDKVYHFDFYRLESIDEAYNFGIEHYLDSNHWLFMEWPERVEELLPEDSQTITITDLNDHVRSLKLTIKTKHLIKKTAIKTVKF; the protein is encoded by the coding sequence TTGAAAACAATAGAGTTCACATACCATTTAAAAGATATTGATGCCATTGCAGCCAGTGTGTTGGAGCATTTGGACACTAAGACCATACTTTTTAATGGCAGTATGGGCGCTGGAAAAACCACATTTATCAATGCATTATTAAAAGCAATGCGGAGTAGCGATGTTGCTACTAGCCCAACGTTTTCAATAGTAAATGAGTACGCTATACCAGACGATAAAGTCTATCATTTTGATTTTTATAGACTAGAATCCATAGATGAAGCTTATAACTTTGGAATCGAACATTATCTGGACAGCAACCATTGGTTGTTTATGGAATGGCCAGAGCGCGTAGAAGAACTCCTACCGGAAGATTCGCAAACTATTACTATTACTGACTTGAACGACCATGTAAGATCCCTCAAATTAACTATAAAAACGAAACATTTAATCAAAAAAACAGCCATTAAAACAGTGAAATTTTAA
- the porX gene encoding T9SS response regulator signal transducer PorX, with product MINILWVDDEIDLLKPHIIFLEQKGYNVTKCQSGTEALEIITDTNFDIVFLDENMPGLTGLETLNEIKERRANLPIVMITKSEEEYIMEEAIGNKIADYLIKPVNPNQILLSLKKNLDHSRLVSEKTTSNYQQEFRKIAMDLSMVNSYEEWVELYQKLIYWELQLEGIEDVGMTDILESQKTEANMQFGKFIEKNYEDWFQPNTDAPVMSHTLFKDKVVPELSDKQPTLLVVIDNLRYDQWKAFEPIVNNYYKKASELAFYSILPTATQYARNAIFSGLMPADMESLFPQYWKNDTDDGGKNMHEGDFLKEQLKRLGLGHIKHEYHKITNLKSGKKLVENFRSLKDNDLNVIVYNFVDMLSHSKTEMEVVKELASNDKAYRSLTVSWFKNSPLLEMIQLSQQLGFKLILTTDHGTINVKAPSKVIGDRDTSLNLRYKTGRSLTYQDKDVLAVKDPKSIHLPSLNMSSSFIFAKGDMFLAYPNNFNHYVSYYRNTYQHGGVSLEEMVIPFVVMEPK from the coding sequence ATGATAAATATTCTCTGGGTTGACGATGAAATCGATTTACTAAAGCCTCATATTATTTTTTTAGAGCAAAAAGGTTATAACGTTACCAAATGCCAAAGTGGTACTGAAGCTTTAGAAATTATTACGGATACGAATTTCGATATTGTCTTTTTAGATGAGAATATGCCTGGACTCACAGGTCTGGAAACTTTGAATGAAATTAAGGAGCGACGTGCCAATTTACCTATTGTGATGATTACAAAAAGTGAAGAGGAATACATTATGGAAGAGGCCATTGGTAACAAGATTGCCGATTATTTGATAAAACCCGTAAACCCGAATCAGATTTTATTGAGCTTGAAGAAGAATCTAGACCACTCGCGTTTAGTATCTGAAAAAACGACCTCTAACTATCAACAAGAATTCAGGAAGATTGCCATGGATTTGTCCATGGTTAACTCTTATGAAGAATGGGTCGAATTATATCAAAAACTAATTTACTGGGAATTACAACTTGAAGGCATTGAAGATGTCGGAATGACAGACATTCTCGAATCCCAAAAAACCGAAGCTAATATGCAATTCGGTAAGTTTATTGAGAAAAATTACGAAGACTGGTTCCAACCAAACACGGATGCACCTGTGATGTCACATACATTGTTTAAGGATAAAGTTGTACCAGAACTAAGCGATAAGCAACCCACACTATTGGTAGTTATTGATAATCTGCGTTACGATCAGTGGAAAGCGTTTGAACCTATTGTTAACAATTACTATAAAAAAGCGTCAGAATTAGCGTTTTACAGCATCTTACCAACGGCAACACAATATGCTAGAAATGCCATTTTCTCTGGTTTGATGCCCGCAGATATGGAAAGTTTATTTCCGCAGTATTGGAAAAACGATACTGACGATGGCGGAAAAAACATGCACGAAGGTGATTTCTTGAAAGAGCAATTAAAACGTTTAGGATTAGGACATATTAAACATGAGTATCATAAAATTACCAATCTAAAATCGGGTAAAAAGCTGGTTGAAAATTTTAGGTCATTAAAAGACAATGACCTTAATGTAATTGTCTATAATTTTGTAGATATGCTCTCTCATTCCAAAACAGAAATGGAAGTCGTAAAAGAATTGGCGTCTAATGATAAGGCGTATCGATCGTTGACTGTAAGTTGGTTCAAGAATTCCCCATTATTGGAAATGATTCAGCTATCGCAACAATTGGGATTCAAACTTATATTGACCACCGATCATGGTACTATAAATGTAAAAGCGCCTTCTAAAGTTATTGGAGATAGAGACACCAGTTTAAATCTACGTTACAAAACAGGTCGAAGCCTTACCTATCAGGATAAAGATGTGTTGGCAGTTAAAGATCCTAAGTCCATTCATTTACCTTCATTAAATATGAGCAGCTCTTTTATTTTTGCTAAAGGCGATATGTTTTTGGCCTATCCGAATAATTTCAACCATTATGTGAGTTACTATAGAAATACCTATCAGCATGGAGGCGTCTCCCTTGAAGAAATGGTTATACCTTTTGTGGTTATGGAACCTAAGTAG
- a CDS encoding HD domain-containing protein: MPTNNKLKIFNDPIYGFITIPNSLIFDIIQHKYFQRLRRISQMGLSYLVYPGAHHTRFHHALGCMHLMQKAVNVLSFKGVALSEDEENGLLIAILLHDIGHGPFSHAMEHSIVNDVSHEEISLRFMEELNAEFNGSLTLAISIFKREYPRQFMCELISSQLDMDRADYLKRDSFYTGVAEGNINSERLITMLNVVDDQLVVEEKGILSVEKFLIARRFMYWQVYMHKTGVVAEQLLMETLKRAKELVQQGIKLNCSDALFYFLLSEINSENFNSETLAVFSKLDDYDIIAAMKEWQNHEDFVLSNLCRMILDRNLLKVKLKNKPINNSDLKMHAEALIKKHNITEHEASYFVFYGELINQAYQNKFQKINILFKSGKIKDIVKASDQLNLKALSKPITKYYMCYPKNLNST, from the coding sequence TTGCCTACAAATAATAAGCTTAAAATCTTTAACGATCCAATTTACGGATTTATTACGATTCCGAATTCGTTAATTTTCGATATCATTCAGCATAAATACTTTCAAAGGTTACGTCGTATTAGTCAAATGGGTTTGTCGTATTTGGTTTATCCTGGTGCACATCATACACGTTTTCATCATGCTTTAGGTTGTATGCATTTAATGCAAAAAGCTGTCAATGTGCTTAGTTTTAAAGGGGTTGCGCTTTCTGAAGATGAAGAAAACGGTTTATTAATCGCTATTCTTTTGCACGATATTGGACACGGCCCATTTTCACATGCCATGGAACATAGCATTGTAAATGATGTTTCACATGAAGAAATTTCGCTGCGTTTTATGGAAGAACTCAATGCAGAGTTTAACGGAAGTTTAACGTTAGCGATCTCCATTTTTAAACGGGAGTATCCAAGACAGTTTATGTGCGAGCTTATTTCTAGCCAATTAGACATGGATAGGGCAGATTATCTTAAACGCGATAGTTTTTATACAGGTGTTGCTGAAGGGAACATTAATAGTGAACGTTTAATTACGATGCTAAACGTTGTTGACGACCAGCTAGTGGTTGAAGAAAAAGGTATTTTGAGCGTTGAGAAGTTTTTAATTGCCAGACGTTTTATGTATTGGCAAGTATATATGCACAAAACAGGCGTTGTTGCAGAGCAATTATTAATGGAAACTTTAAAACGCGCCAAAGAACTGGTACAACAAGGTATAAAGTTGAATTGCAGTGACGCATTATTTTATTTTTTGCTTTCAGAAATAAATTCGGAAAATTTTAATTCAGAAACCTTAGCTGTTTTTTCCAAATTAGACGATTACGATATTATTGCTGCCATGAAAGAATGGCAAAATCACGAAGATTTTGTATTGAGCAATCTTTGCCGAATGATTTTAGATAGAAATTTATTGAAAGTGAAGTTAAAAAATAAGCCAATAAATAATTCTGACTTAAAAATGCACGCAGAAGCTTTAATTAAAAAACATAACATAACAGAGCATGAAGCCTCTTATTTTGTGTTTTATGGGGAATTAATTAATCAGGCATATCAAAATAAATTTCAAAAGATTAATATTTTATTTAAATCTGGAAAAATAAAGGATATTGTTAAGGCTTCTGACCAATTAAACCTAAAAGCATTGAGCAAACCCATAACTAAATATTATATGTGCTATCCTAAAAACCTGAATTCGACCTAA